In Longimicrobiaceae bacterium, the following proteins share a genomic window:
- a CDS encoding MATE family efflux transporter, whose protein sequence is MTETARPAPPAPAAPAPPPPAAGRYDRSIVEGPLRRTVWKLAWPTMLTNVIGGLQGIVDHVMVGHLVGFAGNAAIGVSWQIFIVVIAFISSLFTGMSVLVARFAGANEEEKVDRTVYQAFLTAVGISLLVMAPLGYLLSPRLLDLVNAAPAVKAEALPFLRVMFLFSSGMLVFFMLGGALRSAGDARTPMVLGIAMTVLNLVLNVVLIRGLGPVPAFGTTGAAMGTVIASGLVAVYALAKLWGGGWVVSFPRRHGFGPDWAVIRSLFRFGLPTGIQGIAMNVGGVLMLAFIGSLAQSAAAQAAFAVAYSQLFSLVTWTAVGLMGAAAAMAGQNLGAGRPERATEAVREAARIGLVGAALMGALFFLVPGPLLALFGMNEPVVVEIGTQLLRVLSVSGLFIAVALTYTGGLQGTGDTRSPLYISVISQVAVPLGICFTIQQTGTLDPIDVWIAILVGHVVRCALSVLRFNQGKWRAIVVEIGPGAR, encoded by the coding sequence GTGACCGAGACCGCCAGGCCCGCCCCGCCCGCTCCGGCCGCGCCGGCCCCTCCTCCGCCGGCCGCGGGACGCTACGACCGGTCCATCGTCGAGGGGCCGCTGCGCCGGACGGTCTGGAAGCTCGCCTGGCCCACCATGCTCACCAACGTCATCGGCGGGCTGCAGGGCATCGTCGACCACGTGATGGTGGGCCACCTCGTCGGGTTCGCGGGGAACGCCGCCATCGGCGTGTCGTGGCAGATCTTCATCGTCGTGATCGCCTTCATCTCCTCGCTCTTCACCGGGATGAGCGTGCTCGTGGCCCGCTTCGCCGGGGCCAACGAGGAGGAGAAGGTGGACCGCACCGTCTACCAGGCCTTCCTTACGGCCGTGGGGATCTCGCTCCTTGTGATGGCGCCCCTCGGCTACCTTCTCTCGCCGCGCCTCCTCGACCTGGTGAACGCCGCGCCCGCGGTGAAGGCGGAGGCGCTGCCGTTCCTGCGGGTGATGTTCCTGTTCAGCAGCGGGATGCTCGTCTTCTTCATGCTCGGCGGTGCGCTGCGCTCGGCGGGCGACGCGCGCACCCCCATGGTGCTGGGCATCGCCATGACGGTGCTGAACCTGGTCCTGAACGTGGTGCTGATCCGGGGGCTCGGGCCCGTCCCGGCCTTCGGCACCACGGGGGCGGCGATGGGGACGGTGATCGCCTCCGGGCTGGTGGCGGTGTACGCGCTGGCGAAGCTCTGGGGCGGCGGGTGGGTCGTCTCGTTCCCGCGCCGGCACGGCTTCGGGCCGGACTGGGCCGTCATCCGCTCGCTCTTCCGGTTCGGGCTCCCCACGGGGATCCAGGGGATCGCGATGAACGTCGGCGGGGTGCTCATGCTCGCCTTCATCGGCTCGCTGGCGCAGAGCGCCGCGGCCCAGGCGGCGTTCGCGGTGGCCTACTCGCAGCTCTTCTCGCTGGTCACGTGGACCGCCGTGGGGCTGATGGGCGCGGCGGCTGCCATGGCGGGACAGAACCTGGGGGCCGGGCGGCCGGAGCGGGCGACGGAGGCGGTGCGCGAGGCGGCGCGCATCGGCCTCGTGGGCGCCGCGCTCATGGGGGCCCTCTTCTTCCTCGTCCCGGGACCGCTGCTCGCCCTGTTCGGGATGAACGAGCCCGTGGTGGTGGAGATCGGGACGCAGCTCCTGCGCGTGCTCAGCGTCTCCGGCCTCTTCATCGCTGTCGCGCTCACCTACACGGGCGGCCTGCAGGGGACCGGCGACACCCGGAGCCCGCTCTACATCTCGGTGATCTCGCAGGTGGCCGTGCCGCTGGGGATCTGCTTCACCATCCAGCAGACCGGCACGCTGGACCCGATCGACGTCTGGATCGCAATCCTGGTGGGCCACGTGGTCCGCTGCGCGCTGAGCGTGCTGCGGTTCAACCAGGGGAAGTGGCGCGCCATTGTGGTGGAGATCGGTCCGGGCGCGCGGTAG
- a CDS encoding metal-sensitive transcriptional regulator translates to MATNTEDRAGDAGHASCACGVAGEDGAGERKALRVDAGIKERNLKRLRRIEGQVRGLQRMVEEDRYCADVMTQISSVHEALRSVGRELMRNHLKHCAASAIRSGDGSAAEQMYDELVDLMYKHAR, encoded by the coding sequence ATGGCTACGAACACCGAGGATCGGGCGGGCGACGCGGGCCACGCCTCCTGCGCCTGCGGCGTGGCGGGGGAGGACGGGGCAGGAGAGCGCAAGGCGCTCCGGGTGGACGCCGGGATCAAGGAGCGCAACCTCAAGCGCCTGCGCCGGATCGAGGGGCAGGTGCGCGGGCTGCAGCGGATGGTGGAGGAGGACCGCTACTGCGCCGACGTGATGACGCAGATCTCCTCCGTGCACGAGGCGCTGCGGAGCGTGGGGCGCGAGCTGATGCGGAACCACCTGAAGCACTGCGCGGCCTCGGCCATCCGCAGCGGCGACGGCTCCGCGGCGGAGCAGATGTACGACGAGCTCGTCGACCTGATGTACAAGCACGCGCGCTGA
- the rmuC gene encoding DNA recombination protein RmuC, whose translation MSEPLLLLATALLSLAAGFGIAHVLLRGRTAAERSVLEERLRGREQQLADAHGRVASAEADAAALRVRAGELERAHARLEAEIEGERKSAADRLALLAQAEARFKETFQALSAAALRSNNQSFLELARTQLAGFQQTSQADLEERQKAIDALVKPISEALAKVDVKIDAVEKSRVEAYGGLTQHLQMMQQMQAQLQGETSNLVKALRAPAVRGRWGEIQLRRVVEIAGMLEYCDFTQQETIQTDAGRRRPDMVVKLPSGRCVAVDSKVPLSHYLEALEAQSEDVRVAALKRHAAQVRKHLTELGDKGYQNGIGASPEFVVLFLPGETFFSAALEQDPALIEFGVGQQVILATPTTLIALLKAVAYGWRQEQLADNARQISEHGRMLYDRMSTLATHLVSIGKGLDRAVESYNRGVGSLERMVLPAARRFKDLRAASGDDIPALEGVEKTTRTLAIPELAIAAPEGEGAAAAD comes from the coding sequence ATGAGCGAACCACTCCTACTCCTGGCCACCGCCCTGCTTTCGCTCGCGGCGGGGTTCGGCATCGCCCACGTGCTCCTCCGCGGCCGGACCGCGGCCGAGCGGTCCGTGCTCGAGGAGCGCCTGCGCGGCAGGGAGCAGCAGCTCGCCGACGCGCACGGCCGGGTGGCCTCGGCGGAGGCCGACGCCGCGGCCCTGCGCGTCCGCGCGGGGGAGCTGGAGCGGGCGCACGCCCGCCTGGAGGCGGAGATAGAGGGGGAGCGGAAGTCCGCCGCCGACAGGCTGGCGCTCCTGGCGCAGGCGGAGGCGCGCTTCAAGGAGACGTTCCAGGCCCTGTCCGCGGCTGCCCTGAGGTCCAACAACCAGTCGTTCCTGGAGCTCGCCCGGACCCAGCTCGCGGGCTTCCAGCAGACGTCGCAGGCCGACCTGGAAGAGCGGCAGAAGGCCATCGACGCGCTGGTGAAGCCGATCTCCGAGGCGCTCGCGAAGGTGGACGTGAAGATCGACGCGGTGGAGAAGAGCCGCGTGGAGGCGTACGGCGGCCTCACGCAGCACCTGCAGATGATGCAGCAGATGCAGGCGCAGCTCCAGGGCGAGACCTCCAACCTCGTCAAGGCACTCCGCGCACCGGCGGTCCGGGGCCGCTGGGGGGAGATCCAGCTCAGGCGCGTGGTGGAGATCGCGGGGATGCTGGAGTACTGCGACTTCACCCAGCAGGAGACGATCCAGACCGATGCGGGGCGCCGCCGGCCGGACATGGTGGTGAAGCTCCCCAGCGGCCGCTGCGTGGCGGTGGACTCCAAGGTGCCGCTCTCGCACTACCTGGAGGCGCTGGAGGCGCAGAGCGAGGACGTCCGCGTCGCCGCGCTGAAGCGGCACGCGGCGCAGGTGCGGAAGCACCTCACGGAGCTGGGCGACAAGGGCTACCAGAACGGCATCGGCGCCAGCCCCGAGTTCGTGGTGCTCTTCCTTCCCGGCGAGACGTTCTTCAGCGCGGCGCTGGAGCAGGACCCGGCGCTGATCGAGTTCGGGGTGGGCCAGCAGGTGATCCTCGCCACCCCCACCACCCTGATCGCGCTCCTCAAGGCCGTCGCCTACGGCTGGCGGCAGGAGCAGCTCGCGGACAACGCCCGCCAGATCAGCGAGCACGGCCGCATGCTGTACGACCGGATGAGCACCCTCGCCACGCACCTCGTCTCCATCGGGAAGGGGCTGGACCGGGCGGTGGAATCGTACAACCGAGGAGTGGGCTCGCTGGAGCGGATGGTGCTCCCCGCGGCCCGGCGCTTCAAGGACCTCCGCGCCGCCTCGGGCGACGACATCCCCGCGCTGGAGGGCGTGGAGAAGACGACGCGCACCCTCGCCATCCCCGAGCTGGCGATCGCCGCGCCGGAGGGCGAGGGGGCGGCCGCGGCGGACTGA
- a CDS encoding redoxin domain-containing protein yields MDVSTTERAAPDARAAAKPVSPAEYNYEHFHPKYLLKDAKLAAKPRGVVPGDVAPDFELRDSGGRSWRLSDLRGKPVVLITGSATCPLTHGSVYGLREVHRELGDRAHWFYLYVREAHPGERLPPHASYEQKREQAEFFRHADQVPWPVLVDDLEGTTAHAYTTLPNAQFLIDADGMVVFRGDVAHGPTLYRALDRLLQQGGRGAIPDADDSMPHMLGPMTFGWDGIQRGGEVSTHDLWSGAPPMAANLWLGNQMKPLLAPLASRGRPIPTGAKVAAGAVLLGLLLSRRNRRRRSRHAPR; encoded by the coding sequence ATGGACGTGAGCACGACCGAGAGGGCGGCGCCCGATGCACGAGCGGCTGCGAAGCCCGTTTCACCCGCGGAATACAATTACGAGCACTTCCACCCGAAGTACCTCCTCAAGGATGCGAAGCTCGCGGCGAAGCCCAGGGGCGTGGTGCCGGGCGACGTCGCCCCGGACTTCGAACTGCGGGACAGCGGGGGCCGCTCGTGGCGCCTGAGCGACCTGCGGGGGAAGCCGGTCGTGCTGATCACCGGGAGCGCCACGTGCCCGCTCACGCATGGCAGCGTGTACGGGCTCAGGGAGGTGCACCGGGAGCTCGGCGACCGGGCCCACTGGTTCTACCTCTACGTGCGGGAGGCGCATCCGGGCGAGCGGCTGCCGCCGCACGCGAGCTACGAGCAGAAGCGGGAGCAGGCGGAGTTCTTCCGGCACGCGGACCAGGTGCCCTGGCCGGTGCTCGTGGACGACCTCGAGGGGACCACGGCGCACGCGTACACGACGCTTCCCAACGCCCAGTTCCTGATCGATGCGGACGGGATGGTCGTCTTCCGTGGGGACGTGGCCCACGGCCCGACCCTCTACCGCGCGCTCGATCGGCTGCTTCAGCAGGGCGGGCGGGGCGCGATTCCCGACGCCGACGACAGCATGCCCCACATGCTCGGGCCGATGACCTTCGGGTGGGACGGGATCCAGCGCGGCGGGGAGGTCTCGACGCACGACCTCTGGAGCGGCGCGCCGCCCATGGCCGCGAACCTCTGGCTCGGCAACCAGATGAAGCCGCTCTTGGCGCCACTCGCCAGCCGGGGAAGACCGATCCCGACCGGAGCGAAGGTCGCGGCGGGAGCAGTGCTCCTGGGCCTGCTCCTGTCGCGCCGCAACCGCCGGCGCAGGTCCCGGCACGCGCCGCGTTGA
- a CDS encoding SDR family oxidoreductase translates to MNTGERVLVVGATRGTGRIVAQRLLQDGHPVRVVARNPARAIEVLGSGIEVVEGDVTRPASLVPALERVGHVVYTAGVTHRPAGEAIVKATVYDGVLNAIAAAKAAGFGGRFLLMGAVGTTRGSPLSFCLNLIKGNTLRWRRRAEEALRGSGLEYTIVHAGILTDSPPGLRAVELGQAHHRMWPWHRIGRADAAEVLVQALGRPEARNATFDAVWAGGGSPRGWDEAFRDLEADGSGGGSPAAP, encoded by the coding sequence ATGAATACTGGCGAACGAGTCCTGGTGGTCGGCGCAACGCGCGGGACGGGTCGGATCGTCGCGCAGCGGCTGCTCCAGGACGGACATCCGGTGCGGGTGGTCGCCCGCAACCCGGCGAGGGCCATTGAGGTGCTGGGCAGCGGCATCGAGGTCGTCGAGGGCGACGTCACGCGGCCCGCGAGCCTCGTGCCGGCGCTGGAGCGCGTCGGCCACGTCGTCTACACCGCCGGCGTGACCCATCGGCCCGCGGGCGAGGCGATCGTGAAGGCGACGGTGTACGACGGGGTGCTGAACGCCATCGCGGCCGCGAAGGCGGCCGGCTTCGGCGGGCGCTTCCTCCTGATGGGCGCCGTGGGGACCACTCGCGGGTCGCCCCTGTCCTTCTGCCTGAACCTCATCAAAGGCAACACGCTGCGGTGGCGCCGCCGGGCCGAGGAAGCGCTGCGCGGCAGCGGCCTCGAGTACACCATCGTCCACGCCGGAATCCTGACCGATTCACCGCCGGGGCTGCGCGCCGTGGAGCTCGGCCAGGCACACCACCGGATGTGGCCGTGGCACCGGATCGGCCGCGCCGACGCCGCGGAGGTGCTGGTCCAGGCCCTCGGCCGGCCGGAGGCCCGCAACGCCACGTTCGACGCGGTCTGGGCCGGCGGCGGATCCCCGCGGGGCTGGGACGAGGCGTTCCGCGACCTGGAAGCCGACGGCAGCGGCGGCGGCTCGCCGGCAGCCCCGTAG